A region of Drosophila suzukii chromosome 2L, CBGP_Dsuzu_IsoJpt1.0, whole genome shotgun sequence DNA encodes the following proteins:
- the Pus10 gene encoding putative tRNA pseudouridine synthase Pus10, producing MKNQDLVEFLRTSGVCEVCQLRYLKARGTEYRDVKETLQKLDVKLNGNVENKEGNEDQPAKKARLGVCTTCLGLFSRDFQMELLEGILASDFAKYDCQKIVLAICLPMSLQLRQLAMWFALQRKFGASVDSSNPPDVPIKEAVKLILHPIICEKLAKEYDANGLMINIDLTHKLEDEEVEKLVKLNKEAFPAKAAYQKRIEISRGLLEKQYQPSKVRAETFEKYFQIPGSTVEEPLKLTSIDLQGPLVCVAGKYRKLSRELSHTPWILNGQRLMEDSIEEIIIRHVGPHFTEKLDKITFMSSGREDVDVRCLGKGRPFVLEIPNAIRSCLSKDQAFKMEQDVNESGKVSILHLQVVARDELTHIKTGEEQKKKFYRALCALKEPVSVEILEKLQISVGFDIQQKTPIRVLHRRPLHTRPRTIYSVKAKVQRGNPKALVIDIVTQAGTYIKELVHGEFGRTAPSLSSIIGKPIDIQALDVVGIDLNWPPEVDNAIHTE from the exons ATGAAAAACCAGGATTTAGTGGAATTCTTGAGGACCAGCGGAGTGTGCGAAGTCTGCCAACTGCGTTACCTCAAGGCCAGGGGCACGGAGTACAGGGACGTCAAAGAAACACTGCAAAAG CTGGATGTAAAACTGAATGGAAATGTGGAAAACAAAGAAGGAAACGAAGATCAACCCGCTAAGAAAGCCCGCCTAGGCGTTTGTACCACATGTTTGGGGCTATTCTCGAGGGACTTTCAGATGGAGCTTCTCGAAGGCATCTTGGCCTCGGACTTCGCCAAATACGACTGCCAGAAAATTGTTTTGGCCATATGTCTGCCCATGTCGCTGCAGTTGAGGCAGCTGGCCATGTGGTTTGCCCTGCAGAGGAAATTTGGAGCATCCGTAGACAGTAGCAATCCTCCAGATGTGCCCATAAAAGAGGCTGTTAAGCTGATTCTGCACCCCATAATATGCGAAAAGTTGGCAAAGGAGTACGACGCCAATGGGCTGATGATCAATATAGATCTCACGCACAAGCTGGAGGACGAGGAGGTGGAAAAACTGGTGAAATTAAACAAGGAGGCCTTTCCCGCCAAGGCTGCGTATCAGAAACGGATTGAAATTTCGAGAGGTTTACTGGAGAAACAGTACCAACCGTCTAAAGTGAGAGCGGAAACCTTTGAGAAATATTTCCAGATACCTGGCTCGACCGTAGAGGAGCCCCTGAAGCTTACATCCATAGATCTGCAGGGACCCCTGGTCTGTGTGGCTGGCAAATATCGGAAGTTGAGCCGCGAACTCTCGCATACTCCCTGGATATTGAATGGCCAAAGACTGATGGAGGACAGTATTGAGGAAATCATCATAAGACATGTGGGTCCCCATTTCACAGAGAAGCTGGATAAAATCACCTTTATGTCGAGTGGTAGGGAAGACGTGGACGTCCGTTGTTTGGGGAAGGGCCGACCTTTTGTCTTGGAAATACCGAATGCCATACGGAGTTGCTTGAGCAAAGATCAGGCCTTCAAGATGGAACAGGATGTGAACGAATCTGGAAAAGTGTCCATACTTCACTTACAAGTCGTGGCCAGAGACGAACTAACACACATCAAGACTGGGGAGGAACAGAAAAAGAAATTCTATCGCGCTCTTTGCGCTCTGAAAGAACCTGTTTCAGTGGAGATCCTGGAAAAATTGCAAATATCAGTGGGCTTTGACATACAGCAAAAGACTCCAATCCGAGTTCTTCATCGTCGTCCCTTGCACACGCGACCTAGAACGATTTATAGTGTTAAAGCTAAGGTACAGCGGGGGAATCCCAAAGCATTGGTCATCGATATAGTCACTCAAGCGGGCACTTATATAAAGGAGCTAGTTCACGGCGAATTTGGCAGGACCGCCCCGTCATTGTCCTCGATCATAGGCAAACCCATCGATATTCAAGCTCTCGATGTTGTGGGAATCGATTTGAATTGGCCACCCGAGGTGGACAATGCGATACATACGGAGTAG
- the ND-15 gene encoding NADH dehydrogenase [ubiquinone] iron-sulfur protein 5 has product MSLTPFLRLPLTDLTGCLINHQTYDKCGKFEMKMMECFEAYGLERGKRECADLISDFQECVGMQKQLMRFHAMRNERYKQWLKGERKGQEFFADPPRVDAY; this is encoded by the exons ATGTCGCTGACTCCCTTTCTACGCCTGCCCCTAACGGATCTGACTGGTTGCCTGATTAACCACCAGACCTACGACAAATGCGGCAAGTTCGAGATGAAGATGATGGAGTGCTTCGAGGCGTACGGCCTGGAGCGCGGAAAGCGTGAGTGCGCTGACCTGATCTCCGACTTCCAGGAGTGCGTGGGCATGCAGAAGCAACTAATGCGTTTCCAT GCCATGAGAAACGAGCGCTACAAGCAGTGGCTAAAGGGAGAGCGCAAGGGCCAGGAATTCTTTGCGGATCCTCCACGCGTTGATGCCTATTAA
- the LOC108021092 gene encoding U5 small nuclear ribonucleoprotein 40 kDa protein, producing MGTKRPNNSVVLAQEAKRSKSDLVAYTNRDKALLESGVRRTSNLQAPIMQLEGHEGEIFTAEFHPEGELLLSSGFDRQIYIWQVYDDCENVMAMSGHTGAVMEAHFTQDGSHIFTCSTDKSLCLWDIVTGQRQRRFKGHGNFVNSVQGSRRGQQLLCSGSDDRTIKIWDARKKHAAHTLESPFQVTAVCFGDTGEQVISGGIDNEVKIWDIRKQAVLHHLRGHSDTITGMSLSPEGDFVLTNAMDNTLRVWDVRPYAPGERCVKVFQGHQHNFEKNLLRCAWSPGSDKISSGSADRHVYIWDVNTRRILYKLPGHNGSVNDVDFSPKEPLILSGSSDKTLYLGEIEE from the exons ATGGGCACAAAAAGACCCAACAACAGCGTGGTTTTGGCCCAGGAGGCAAAGCGGAGCAAGAGCGATTTGGTGGCATACACAAATCGGGATAAAGCGCTCCTTGAATCG GGCGTGAGGCGTACCTCAAACCTGCAGGCACCCATAATGCAGCTGGAAGGGCATGAAGGCGAGATTTTCACAGCGGAATTCCATCCAGAGGGAGAGTTGCTGCTTTCCTCCGGGTTCGATAGGCAAATAT ACATCTGGCAGGTGTACGATGACTGTGAGAATGTTATGGCCATGTCGGGACACACTGGCGCTGTGATGGAAGCTCACTTCACGCAGGATGGCTCGCACATTTTTACCTGCTCAACGGACAAAAGCCTATGTCTGTGGGATATAGTCACGGGGCAGCGGCAACGGCGGTTCAAGGGTCATGGAAACTTTGTGAACAGCGTGCAGGGATCGCGAAGGGGCCAGCAGCTTCTCTGCTCGGGAAGCGATGACCGTACCATAAAGATCTGGGACGCCAGAAAGAAACACGCCGCACACACTTTAGAGTCTCCCTTCCAGGTCACCGCAGTTTGTTTTGGTGACACTGGAGAACAAGTGATCAGCGGTGGGATCGACAACGAAGTGAAGATCTGGGATATACGAAAACAGGCGGTCTTGCATCACCTGCGAGGACACTCCGATACGATTACCGGAATGTCCCTGTCGCCCGAGGGAGACTTTGTCCTGACAAATGCCATGGACAACACCTTGAGGGTGTGGGACGTGAGACCCTATGCGCCTGGCGAAAGATGTGTGAAGGTTTTCCAGGGTCATCAGCACAACTTCGAGAAGAATCTGCTGCGCTGCGCCTGGTCCCCCGGTAGCGATAAAATATCCTCGGGTTCCGCCGAtcgacatgtttatatttggGATGTTAACACAAGGAGAATCCTGTACAAACTGCCCGGACATAATGGCAGTGTTAATGACGTGGACTTTAGCCCAAAGGAGCCGCTCATTCTCTCAGGCTCCAGCGATAAGACCTTGTATCTGGGAGAGATAGAAGAATGA
- the LOC108021094 gene encoding uncharacterized protein → MSSLKSDLDEYLLLQSDQKKTFNVKLPQLKVPFFRSEPEANSFLKDTDSCFPKLSRLQRIVGFVACLGMGALCMTLSTFYIPVLILKARKFALLYTLGSLFFILSFCFLSGFGSFLKQMFSKPRLLTSISYSSCLLLTLYCALVAKSTAFTVLFAVAQIIALLFMILGMVPGGATGLKFFGQLFKSSVSASASVLPV, encoded by the exons ATGAGTAGTTTAAAGTCGGACTTGGACGAGTACCTGCTCCTGCAGAGTGATCAGAAAAAAACCTTTAACGTTAAGCTGCCACAACTCAAGGTTCCCTTTTTCCGTTCGGAGCCAGAGGCAAATAGTTTCCTGAAGGATACCGACTCGTGCTTTCCAAAATTG TCACGACTGCAGCGAATTGTTGGGTTTGTGGCCTGTTTGGGAATGGGTGCACTCTGCATGACGCTTTCCACATTCTACATTCCCGTCTTAATATTGAAAGCCAGAAAGTTTGCCCTGCTCTACACCCTTGGCAGCCTCTTCTTCATCCTGAGCTTCTGCTTCCTCTCCGGATTTGGCTCCTTTCTGAAGCAGATGTTCTCCAAGCCCCGCTTGCTCACCTCAATTTCCTATAGTTCCTGTCTGCTTTTGACTTTGTACTGTGCGTTGGTGGCCAAAAGCACCGCATTCACTGTCCTGTTCGCAGTGGCACAAATTATCGCTTTGCTCTTTATGATTCTGGGCATGGTCCCCGGGGGAGCTACGGGTCTCAAATTCTTCGGACAACTCTTTAAGAGCAGCGTTTCTGCCTCAGCGAGCGTACTGCCAGTGTAA
- the LOC139352485 gene encoding uncharacterized protein isoform X1, with product MLLAGPILRRLAGIILPQFLHGWRHTVSRSVFQSLDELIPAHRQSVSGALTPEKFWMNLRYQPAVPKKLRSCRVFLGTSIFIIASTFFGSVRKAPSPIMNPKYPTCSVLRKSWISSASHPSIQRRGCEDAVGLPCPLPYTTFEPNYITRMASVETDTVAFQNACFKSILLMKIVSSTRLKIDSMFCSGFLYQCRSVVPGTFTYLDDS from the exons ATGCTATTGGCCGGTCCGATCCTTCGACGTCTTGCTGGTATAATACTGCCCCAATTCCTACATGGCTGGCGTCACACTGTATCCAGAAGTGTTTTCCAAAGTCTGGATGAGCTAATACCGGCGCACAG gcaGTCCGTGAGCGGCGCACTTACACCGGAGAAATTTTGGATGAATCTGCGATACCAGCCTGCGGTTCCTAAGAAGCTGCGTAGTTGTCGCGTATTTTTGGGCACCTCTATCTTCATAATCGCCTCAACTTTCTTCGGATCCGTCCGCAAGGCCCCATCACCGATTATGAATCCCAAATATC CAACATGCAGTGTTCTTCGAAAGTCTTGGATATCATCAGCAAGTCATCCAAGTATACAAAGACGCGGCTGCGAAGACGCTGTGGGATTACCTTGTCCATTACCCTACACAACCTTTGAGCCGAATTACATAACCCGAATGGCATCCGTCGAAACTGATACAGTGGCCTTCCAG AACGCATGTTTCAAATCGATACTGCTGATGAAAATCGTCTCATCCACCCGGCTCAAAATCGACTCAATGTTCTGTAGCGG GTTTCTGTACCAGTGTCGTTCGGTTGTTCCAGGGACTTTCACTTACCTCGATGACTCCTAA
- the LOC139352485 gene encoding uncharacterized protein isoform X3: MLLAGPILRRLAGIILPQFLHGWRHTVSRSVFQSLDELIPAHRQSVSGALTPEKFWMNLRYQPAVPKKLRSCRVFLGTSIFIIASTFFGSVRKAPSPIMNPKYRNNMQCSSKVLDIISKSSKYTKTRLRRRCGITLSITLHNL, translated from the exons ATGCTATTGGCCGGTCCGATCCTTCGACGTCTTGCTGGTATAATACTGCCCCAATTCCTACATGGCTGGCGTCACACTGTATCCAGAAGTGTTTTCCAAAGTCTGGATGAGCTAATACCGGCGCACAG gcaGTCCGTGAGCGGCGCACTTACACCGGAGAAATTTTGGATGAATCTGCGATACCAGCCTGCGGTTCCTAAGAAGCTGCGTAGTTGTCGCGTATTTTTGGGCACCTCTATCTTCATAATCGCCTCAACTTTCTTCGGATCCGTCCGCAAGGCCCCATCACCGATTATGAATCCCAAATATCGcaa CAACATGCAGTGTTCTTCGAAAGTCTTGGATATCATCAGCAAGTCATCCAAGTATACAAAGACGCGGCTGCGAAGACGCTGTGGGATTACCTTGTCCATTACCCTACACAACCTTTGA
- the LOC139352485 gene encoding uncharacterized protein isoform X2 — protein MNLRYQPAVPKKLRSCRVFLGTSIFIIASTFFGSVRKAPSPIMNPKYPTCSVLRKSWISSASHPSIQRRGCEDAVGLPCPLPYTTFEPNYITRMASVETDTVAFQNACFKSILLMKIVSSTRLKIDSMFCSGFLYQCRSVVPGTFTYLDDS, from the exons ATGAATCTGCGATACCAGCCTGCGGTTCCTAAGAAGCTGCGTAGTTGTCGCGTATTTTTGGGCACCTCTATCTTCATAATCGCCTCAACTTTCTTCGGATCCGTCCGCAAGGCCCCATCACCGATTATGAATCCCAAATATC CAACATGCAGTGTTCTTCGAAAGTCTTGGATATCATCAGCAAGTCATCCAAGTATACAAAGACGCGGCTGCGAAGACGCTGTGGGATTACCTTGTCCATTACCCTACACAACCTTTGAGCCGAATTACATAACCCGAATGGCATCCGTCGAAACTGATACAGTGGCCTTCCAG AACGCATGTTTCAAATCGATACTGCTGATGAAAATCGTCTCATCCACCCGGCTCAAAATCGACTCAATGTTCTGTAGCGG GTTTCTGTACCAGTGTCGTTCGGTTGTTCCAGGGACTTTCACTTACCTCGATGACTCCTAA